The Spirosoma sp. SC4-14 DNA window CCCGGACATACTTTTACAGGAATCGATGTGCAAATACCTGCTGTTGCTCCGGGAATCGTGGCCCTGGCATATAATACGCCCATACTGTCGGCAACGGCCTGAAATGTTAATTTCAGACTTTGCCCCGCACTCAAAGAACCAATATGCCAGATACTAATAGGACTTCCCTGATTAAAATTGCTGCCGTTGGGGGTGTTTACTGAAGCAGGAAGAAACCGTATGCCTAGCCCCAGCGAATCGCGGACATCTATATTGTTGACAGTCGAACTACCGTTATTGGTTAGTGTAACGGTATAGGCGAGTGTGTCGCCCAGATTGGCTTTCGTCTTATCAACCTGTTTCGTGACGGCTAAGGATGTACTCGTGGATTGAGCCTTTACTTGATTGCCTAAACTTGTTAAGAGACTGATTGCTAGCCACAAGAATAGCCGACGGTTTTGAGAGGAAGCCATGAGTACTGATTCTGAGATGTTTTCCAATAGTTGGCGAAATGTTTACTTAGTAAGTGCTACCTTGTTTACTAAGTAGTGTTATATGTTCTTTATAGGTATTCATTTTGTTTAATGGTGTAGTTTGATATGTATTTAGTTAATGAAAACCAGAAATGGTTTTATTGATATAAAAGAGTCAAAATGCGTGCCAAGATTTTTTTGAAAACAGCTTTGTAGCTGTTTTTACTAAGAAATACGATTTATTTATTGGGCTATTTATATATTTTATGTGTTAATAATAATTAATTGTAGTTTAAATTATTTTAATAGTAAACTAAAAACTTACTATCGAGTATGGGTGATATGCTGGAGTATCCATATTGAAGGAGCATTAAATAAGTTTTATAGCTTATAGAGGGTTTGTTGTCGGCTCCGTGCCAGAGTAAGTCTGCGTATAGATGGTCTGATTTCATTTACACCGTCAAAACTGTACCTTGCATGTCGGGGAGTCGATAGTAACCGAGACCCTGATTTGCGTATGAAAAATGAAAAGAATGCGGCTCTTGCTGATAGTGAGGTGATAAACTCGTTGGATCAATCGAATACGCTTCCTCGTGTTCATGTCTCTTCGGAGATTGGCACCCTGAAGCGTTTACTGATTCATAGTCCCGATCGTGGATTGGGTAAGGTCATACCGTCTAAAGCGCAGGACTGGCTGTTTGAAGACATTGTTCATCTGGACATGATGCGCCGGGATGAATACGATTACTACGTTAAGATTCTGTTATATTTCTTAGATCCTGAGAAAGTACGAGGTAAAATAGCCCGCCTTGGCCCCGACTCTGATCGGACATTTTTTAAGCCCGGCCATTCTGATTATTTCAGGTCCGATAAGGTTGTTGATATTCAGCTTTTATTAGCTGAGATCCTTGCCAATGAATCGATTCGCACTCGTCTGATTGCTGCCATTTGTGGCATCGAGCGCACCTCGTTCCGAACCCAGCAGCAATTGAATGAGTATGATCCGGCCGAACTGGCCAAGATCATGATTTCGGGGTCGCTACCCGACCGCACTATGCTGTTTGCGCCTTTGCCGAACTTTATTTTTACGCGCGACATAGGTATTGTCATTAACGATCACATCCTGCTCAATAAACCGGCTAAACTCGCTCGAACGCGTGAAGCGTTATTGACGCAGTATATTTTCTTTAATCATCCGCTTTTTGCCGATTATCAGGATAAAATCATTGAAATTCCGGATAACGAACATGCTTTCCTGCTATCGGATGCCGATACAAATCGGGATGTGACCCGATCAACACTGGAAGGGGGCGATGTGATGATGATTGCCAAACGCCATCTGATGATTGGGGTTAGCGAACGAACAACGCTCTATGCTGCTCAGCAGGTAATGCGCCTTGTTTTTTCCAAAAACCTGGTCGATAAAGTAACGATTCTGAAAATTCCCAAGAAGCGGGACTATATGCACATCGATACCATTTTTACGCAGGTGAAACGTAATGTATGGGTGTTGCTGGGATCGCTGGCCCGCACGGGCGATGAAGCCAAACAACGTGATGTGATTCACTTTTTCGCACCGAAAGATGTGTCGGAAGACCTGAAAATACTTCAGTTTATTAAAGGGTTGGAACACAAACCAATTGAGATCGAAAACCTGGAAGATTTACTGACCGACATTAGTCGAAACGACCTGGGAGCTACCGATTCGGTGCAATTTATTTATTCGGGTAACAACGAGTTTCCGTTTGGTGCCCGCGAACAATGGACCGATTCCTGCAACCTGCTGGCGCTGAAAGATGGCGTGGTCGTGGGCTATGATCGCAATGAAAAAACGGCCGACGCCTTTCGGGAAGCTGGTTTTGAGGTAATCGGAGCGGCCAAATTGCTCGAACGCTTCGAACGGGGCGAATCGTCGCCCGAAACCATAGAAAATACGTTCATTATGCTCCCTTCTGCCGAATTATCGAGAGCCAGAGGAGGATCGCACTGCATGAGCCTGCCCCTGCTTCGGGATGAAATTTAGCGGAATCAACTTTTCGGCGTTTGGGAAGCTTATCAGTCAAATTCATTGAACTATTAAGGCTTTGGTGCTAATTTGCTGACAAATTAGTACTATTCTTTTACCAACTATCATTCGTATGCAATCTCAGGCTACTTCGCGAATTCTTATGATTCGGCCCGTCAACTTCGGATTCAATCCCGAAACTGCCGGGTCAAATGCGTTTCAGGATATAAAACTGGCTGCGCAAACGAAGGATGCGGCCCAGGAGGATGCTCTTCGCGAATTCGATGAAATGGTGCGTCAGCTTCAGGCTATGGGCGTTGAGGTGATGGTGTATGACGATACCGCCGACCCATACACGCCCGATTCAATTTTTCCGAACAACTGGGTTTCGTTTCATGCCAGCGGAAAAGTAGTGCTCTATCCAATGCAGGCAGAAAATCGTCGGCTCGAACGACGTGTCGATATTATTGACGATCTGGCAAAACGGTTTCATGTGGCTACGGTGATCGACCTGACGCATTTTGAGCAGGAAGGCAAGTTTCTGGAAGGAACGGGTAGTATGGTGCTCGACCGGATGAATCGGGTGGCCTTTGCCAGCCTGTCGCCCCGAACCGATCAGCAGGTGCTGGACGAATTTTCGCAGCAAACCGGCTACCGTACCCTATCCTTCCGGGCGGCCGATGCCAACGGGCAAGCTGTTTATCACACTAATGTGCTGATGTGCATTGGCGATACGTTTGCAGTTGTCTGTCTGGCCGCAATCACCGACCCCGACGAACGGCTGATGGTTCGGCAGGAACTGGAAAAACTTAACAAACGGGTTATTGATATCACGCTCGAACAAATGGCCAGTTTTGCCGGAAACATGCTGATGATTCAGACGCAGAAAGGCCAAAAATTACTGGTAATGTCGACCCGCGCATTCGAATCGCTAACGCCCAAACAAATCGATCAGTTAGACGATTATGCGACCTTACTCCATTTCGATCTGTCGATGATTGAAGGTAATGGTGGCGGCTCGGCTCGTTGCATGATGGCCGAGGTGCATCTGCCGGTGAAATAATGGTTTATGGTGGCGCTGCCTATCAGCATATAGCCTTCTCATGCAGCGCCACCACAAACTACTCACCTTCCGGCTGATTGATAAATTCGTTCGACAATTTCCTGTAAAATGGCTCCCTCTTCGGCTGTGCAGACATTGGAGGGTTTACCCTCGCAGGCATCCAGAAAAGCGGCTGTGTTTTTTAACTGAATGTCGTTGTCTTCCAGATAAGGGAATTGTACATCGGCCAGTTCGCCAGCCAGCTCGGTATGGAGCGAGAATGGAAATAGTTTTACACCACCTTTACTACCAAAAATTTCCAGATTACGGTCTTTGTCGGCCTGCGTATTCAATGCAAACGAAGCCGAAAGCATAATAGAGGCTTTGCCTGGAAAAGATAGATAGGCCATCGTTGCATCTTCTACTTCAAATGTTTCGGGCTTCCACGAACCCATTAGTCCTTTTCCGCCGGTTTTGCCAATAAAATCATAGGCATTTCCCAAAACCTGATCGGGAGTAGGGTAGTCGAGCGCACAGAGAGCCAGATCGAGTACATGCACACCCAGATCCATCAGTGCACCGCCACCCTGCATGGCTTTGTTAGTAAAATAGCCCCAGCCCGGAATGCCACGCCGACGCAGAAAATGAGCTTTAATATGGTAAATGTCGCCTAGTAAACCACTGGTTTTGCAGCGCATCAGCAATGCCCATTCACTGGTTTGGCGAAGCTGGAAATTATAGGCCAGCACCAACCCCTTTTGGGCAGCTAACCTGGCCATGTCGCGGGCCTGTTGTGCATTGATGGCAGGGGGTTTTTCGCAGAATACATGGCTACCATGCTCCAGCGCTTCCATTGTTTGCGGATAATGCAGATTGTTGGGTGTACAGATAACAACAACGTCGGGGGCGCACTGCTGGTAGAGTTCGTTCGTACTGGCAAATGCATGGGCAATGCCGTGTTTATCGGCCAGAGCGCGGGCTTTGGCCTGGTCGCGGCTGCAAACGGCTACTACATCGACGCGGTCGGGTTGTTGTTTAAGGGCCGGAATGTGATTGGTATCGGCAATATTGCCACCACCAATGATGGCTGCTTTAAGTTGGGTCATGCCGTAAAGAAACTAAAAGTAGGTGGATTGTGAATGTTGATTGTCGTTGCCTGGTTTCCTTTAGAAGGAAAGGTTCGGAGAACTATTTACCGGATAAATCGGGAAAAGTACGGAAGAAACCCTACCATATATACTGCTTTGCCCGGCAGTTTGGCTACTTTGGTCGTCGATTAATTTGTAGGTATGAAAATTTTACTGGCACCCGATAAGTTTAAAGGATCGCTGACGGCCAAGGACGTTTGCAACGCTATGACAGAAGGTATTCGTCTGGCAAATCCGGCAGCTACTGTTTTGGCTATTCCGATGGCCGACGGGGGCGAAGGAACCGCCGACGTTCTTACGCAGGCTACCGGAGGAACCTGGAAAACGGTTGTTGTACAAGATCCCATCGGTCGGCCAATTGAAGCCGGATACGGCATTTCGGGCGACGGTTCAACGGCCTTCATCGAAATGGCGCAGGCATCGGGCTTGCGTTTGCTAACGCCGTCGGAATATGATCCCTTCCAGACGAATACTTTCGGAACCGGCGAACTAATCGTTGATGCGGTTCGGGCGGGTGTAAAGCATATCGTTCTGGGCATTGGTGGAAGTGCTACCAACGATGCCGGTACTGGCATGGCGGCTGCACTCGGCTGGCGATTTCTGAACGAGGTGGGCCAGGAAATGCGGCCATGTGGCGGAAAGATGGCTCAGATTCATACAATAGTTCCGCCCGAAAACAACCTGCCCGTAACAGTTGATGTTGCCTGCGACGTAACCAATCCACTTACAGGAACACAGGGAGCCAGTTATATCTATGGTCCACAAAAAGGGGCTAAACTCGCAGATCTTCCTATTCTGGATGCGGGTATGAGCCATTGGGCTACGCTGGTGAACGAACAGTTTGCGGTCGATCTGCCAGATGTGCCGGGAGCCGGAGCTGCTGGTGGATTAGGGGCCGGAGCGCTGTTGTTTTTACGGGCAAAACTAACCGAAGGGGTTGGGCTGATTATCCAACATACTCATTTGGCCGAAAAAATGACCGGCGTCGATCTGGTTCTGACCGGTGAAGGGCGCATTGATAAGCAGACATTGCAGGGAAAACTCATTGCCGGAATAGCCCGATTAGCCCAGGAACAGCGGATTCCGGTAGTCGCTTTGTGTGGATCGCTGCAACTTAATCCGCATGAACTCGATGCGCTGGGGTTAACCAGCGCGTTTTCAATTGTGCCCGGCCCTATCGATTTAGAGGATGCACTGACAAACGCGGCTGACTATTTAAAACGAACCACTTTTCAGCTAATGCGCCTGATGCGCACCTGACAAAGGCACCAATTATTTCCCAGTTTAGCGAGTTATTGACTGTAATTGGCCTTCTGTGCATTCTGACTGGTTGTCTCTGTGGTTGGGTAGTACTTTTGGTTATCCGGAAAAGAGTAAGCATAAGCACCCGGCTTAACCGTAAACAACCTACGATTGAATCCGTACTGACAATGGCAAACGAAAAAACAGTTATCGACGAATGGTCGGTTCGAGACCTTGAAGACAACTCGTCCCTGAATATTACTGTAATGAGTTGCACTGAACTTGGCAACCAGTCGTTGCCCGGTTTGCAGGTCTATTATATGGGGCACATCATTAACTACGAACCGCTGGCGGCCGAGCGTTGGGCCTATCAGGCATCCAAAGCGGGGGTAACCGATTATTTGCTTGAAGATCTGTCATGGATGGTCCATGCCGATCAGTTTGTTAAGGTCTATTTTGTTGTTGGTGCGCCCCTGAAAGCGCGTGTCGATGTGAAAACACGAAGCTCAAAAGTAATGTCAAAAAGCTACGAACTGCCGTTTGAGGTATGATTGGGACTTAAACAAAATTACCCGCAATGGTAAAGACCGGAGTTTCCTCAAAACGCGACGCAACAATTACTTCTGTGTTGTGGGCGTGAGCCGTAAACAGGTCGTGGGTGAGTTGAGGGCTATTGTTATCTTTCGATAGGTGCGACAACAAAATGTGACTCATGAATGACGGCTTATATCCCTTAAACAGATCCAGTGCCTGTTGATTGGAAAGGTGCCCATGGCCACCCCGAATCCGACGTTTCAGATAGTAGGGATAGCTGCCCTTTTCCAGCATATCATCGTCATAATTAGCTTCCAGAAACGCAGCGTGGCATTGACTAAAATGATGAATCACGTTTTTGCAGGGGCTACCAATATCCGTAAACACACCTACCCTGGTGCCCTCACAGTCGATGACAAAGCTGTGTGGGTCGGAGGCATCGTGCAGTTTGGGGAATGCCGTAATAGTAAGAGCGCCAATTTGAACGGGTTCGAAGCTGCGTAGCTGGTGGGTCGGAAAACTCTGATACGGCAACCGCGACTGCTGCAACGTTCGGGGAGTAATATAAACAGGCCACTGGTGCTTTCGGGCCAGTTGCGGTATGCCTCTGATATGATCGGTATGTTCGTGAGAAACGAAAATGGCTTTTATGGTATGAAGCGATAAACCCAGTCGATGGATTCGCTTTTCGGTTTCCCGGCAGGAAATACCCGCATCGATCAGTACGGCTTCCTGCTCATTGCCAACGTAATAACAATTGCCGTTGCTCCCCGAATTTAATGACGTAATATAAAGTGGCATATCAACTGCAAAGTAACGATTTTCCTCCGATTATTGAGGAATCGGAAACGGTTTGCAGAGATGACACTGGACTTCCCCAGAGTGTTATTGTTGCCGCTTGCTTTATATGGACTGGAAGATTGGAAGTTGTTCGGACGGAAGAGTAAAATATTTTTTTTTGATTTTGTTTGCACATACAAATATCAGTTATTACTTTTGTTTCATCAACCTGAAAGAGCTATTATGAATGCAGAAACTAGTGTAACAGTACGGGATACTGGAGCCGAAACGCGCTTTAGTGCCTGCCTACTGTTTTCAGCGAATGCACTGTCCCGGGCAATTACGGCCATCGGTGATGACGAGTTCGGACGGTTTGGGTTGTGCTACTCTCACGCTTATCTGTTATGTGAGGTGGTCGATCAGCCAGGAATAACCCCTTCGCAGTTGAGCGAAACATTATATCTGACACCATCGACCATTACCCGACTGGTGGAAAAACTGGAACAGAAACAACTGGTCCGGCGCGAATCGGAAGGAAAGAAAACACTGATTTACCCCACTCCCGAGGGCGAAGCACTGCAACCCGCAGTGGCTCAGGCCTGGAACCGAGTGGGTGAACGATACTCGAAAGCCATTGGCGAAGCTGATGTATGCCAGCTAACCCAGCAGATTTTTAAGGCAACCCAGGCACTGGGCGACGGCCTCTAATGTTTTTGCAGACTTTATTGTATGCGCAAGCAAACTAATTAACTACTGACCGCTATGAAAACTGACAACGAAACCATAGGACTACTGGTTGGCAAAGGAGATGCCACGACGAAAGACATTTGCCGGTCATTAGCTAAGGAGGGCATTACGGCACTTGTAAAGCAAAAAGAAACCATCTTGACCGAAACCGACGAGCCGCCAAAGCAGTGGTCGGGGCAACCGGGGAAAGATCTCTTTTTTAATGGATGGAAGCTGCTCTTTTGAGGCATGAAGTAGGCTGTTAGCAGTAGATTTGTTTATCTACTGCTAACTTTTCTGCATCTGCCATGTCAACGGGAACCCTACATAGGGTTCCCGTTTTGTTTGGAATCGGCCGGGCAAAGCTATAGCTGGTTACTTTCAGTAAGATCCTGTTGTCTGGATAGCACATTTAGGAAAATAGTTGCATCTTTCGTTAACATTATAGCATCGATTTAACGACCACAGAGAACTGTCTGAAGTAGCGATTTGAGGACAGTTCCTTAACTTTTTCTACATATGAAAACGCTTGTTGCCAGTTTACTTGTGTGTATACTATGCTGTAGTAGCCTGATTGCCAATGCGCAGGACGGCGGTATTGTTGGAAATGGCCAGATGGTGACGCAGCAACGAACCATCGGTAGTTTTCATAAGCTAACCGTGCGGGTTGGGATGCGTGTTCGAATTGCGGCTGGAAATGCCAGTCAGGCCGAACTGGAAGGCGAAAGTAATGTACTGCCGCATGTAGTGACTCAGGTGAAAAATGGTGAACTGACGGTCATGCTGAATGAAAACACCCATTTTAAAAATACCAAAGGTGTAACCGTAACGATTCATGTGCCGCAACTCGACCAGATTATAGTGAGCACTGGCTGTTCGGTTAATTCCGATCGGCCCATTCTGGCTACCAACCTCACCGCAACTGTTGAAACGGGTAGCAGCCTGACTGCACCGGTTACGGCCAAAAGCCTGAAATTGACCGTGCGCGAAGGCTCGAAGGCAAGTCTTCAGGGCACGGTTGCCGATGCCACCATTCGGATGTCGGGGGCGGGAAAACTGGATGCCGATAAGCTGACAATTGAACGGGCTGATATAAAAATAGACGGCGCTAGTCAGGCGAATGTGCATGTGACCAAAACATTGGCAGCAACCGCCGATGGTGTCAGTTCAATTACTTACTCGGGAAATCCTGCCGTTACAACCAAAGAGGCTACCGGCTTATCGAAAATACGCCAGCGAAGCTAAACAAAATGCATCACCTACGACTTAGTAAGTGAACAACTACTAAGCCGTATCTAGTTTATGGGAATCAAAACTGCATTGATAACAGGAGCAAATGCGGGGTTAGGTTTAACAACAGCCAAAGCACTGGCTCAGCGATCGTTCGATCTGATTCTTCTGTGCCGTAATGAGCAGAAAGGCCTTCTGGCGCAGGCCGAAGTTCGGAAAGCCAATCCGGCTGTTCGGGTCGACGTGATAACGGCAGATCTGGCCGATGGTAATTCGGTTCGCGAAGCTGCCCAAAAAATTAATAGAAACTACAAGCGGCTCGACGTGCTGATCAACAATGCTGGTTACACACCAGCCTCAATTGAGTTTACTGCCGATGGCATCGAAAAGTCGTTCTATGCCAGTCATATCGGACATTTCATTCTGACGTATCACCTGCTCGATCTACTGAAAAAAACGGCCAGGGAAACGGGCGACGTACGCATCATCAGCCTATCGTCGGCTGCCCATGCCTTTGGCCGGAAAGCACGTTTTTTTCGACATATCGATTCCATTTCGTCGTGGTCGGCCTATGGCGACGATAAGCTGGCTAATCTGCTGTTTGCGAAAGCAGCCGCTAAAAAGCTGGCAGGTACGGGCATTACGGCCTATTCTGTCCATCCGGGAGCCGTTCGCACAAACTTTGCCAGCGATATGTCGGGCTTTGGTAGCCAGTTGTTTAAACTGGCCAGAACCTTTATGCGTACGCCCGAAAAAGGAGCCCAGACCTCGATATTTCTGGCTTCGGCTCCCCTTAAAGCGATCGGTGAGCAAAACAATGGTGGCTACTTTGCCGATAGCCGTCCGAAATCTCCTTCCAATCGCGACGCAACCGACGCCAATGCCGACTGGCTATGGGAAAAGAGTCTGGCATTTGTATAGACTATTTGTCGTTGGTTGATTGGTCATAAGCATGCTTCTTCTCAATGACTAATCAACCGATTGACTACAAAAATGGCGGTGCCCAGAAGCCACCGCCATTCTAAAACCCACTCTATGAGAAATTAAAAAATGGTGTTTAACGTCTGCCCAGGGGGAAAATGTAGCCGAGTGTTCCCTCTGCCAGAATCGTTTTAGCGTCGGTGCTGAATCCATCGACATCGTTGCCAAGGGCATATAATCCTCTGGCTTCAATGGTAACATGGCCCGGTCCGGCCTTTATCATGGCTCCAACACCCGCGGCTGCCCCAAAAGCAAATCGGCTGCTGCCGCTGTCTATGTCGCGCTTAATACCATTCTGACTGATACTGGCCAGATAAGCACCATAAGGGCCTACGTTGACAAAAAAACGGTTGCCCGCAAAAGTGCCTGAGGCTATTTTTAGAAACAGAGGAACTACAATCTGATCGGACGACGCCTTGAATTTCCCGAAACCGATGTCAGTATTTAGTGTCGTACGGCTGTAATTGATTTCGGGCTGGAACGATAATTTTCCTCGGCCAAACTGAAAGACCAGGCCGCCTACAAAACCTACGGTGGGGTCAGTTTGAGCCACTTCCTCCAAAAAGACGGGGTACGTAATACCGCCCCGCACCCCAATTCGAACAGCCGCACTTTCGGTACTGGATTCCGCTTTTGCCGGAACCGTTGCAACCGTTGCCTCCGTAGCCTGTATTGGGGCCGGGGATGGCGTTTGGGCCGGTGCCGGTGTAGTTGTTATTGGGGCGGCTGTGGTTGCTGACGTTGGTTTTTTCGTAATTCCATGATATTGATCATATAACTCCTGCTGGCGGTTGGTTGTTGGTGCCGGGCGAGTTTGTGCCTCACAAATGGCAGGTATTAATAAGCCAAGACTCAGAAGCAGACACACTGGTTTCATTGGTGAGTAAGTCATTTAAAGAATCACAAGATTAGTCGGTAAGGTAATAAATCCAGTAACAACTATGAGGAAACGGCAGGCAGCTTGAGCATACGGTTCGTTTTCTCTAAACATTTTTTGGCTTATTGGAGTAACAGACTGTATAGCGAGTAAAATAGCTAGTGGGGTAGTTGTATCCCAATTTGCTGTTTACCCATCACGTATCCAATTATGAGAACAGAACATGCACATACGGCGTTGATTACGGGTGCTAACCGGGGAATTGGAAAAGAAATTGCCCGTCAGTTGGCTCAACGTGGTTTTGCCGTTTTTATTGGTTCACGCGATATGGCCAAAGGCCGCGAAGCCGCTGAAGAATTATGCCAGGCAGGCTACGAAGCCACGTTTATCCATCTCGACGTAACCGATCCGGTTAGCATTAAAAATGCCTGCGGTGTTTTTTCACAAAAAGCCGATCATCTGGACGTACTGGTCAATAATGCAGGCATTCTGGAAGATCACGGGGAAAACATTCTGAAACTTAACCCTGAATTGCTTGACCGCGCTTTGAAATCGAATGTGAGCGGACCGATTATGATTATTCAGGATTTTCTCTGTTTTCTACAGCAAAGTTCTACGGGCGGACGCATTATCAATGTATCGAGTGGGGCTGGCGCTTTACACGACATGAGTACGTATGCGCCCGCATATAGCATTTCCAAAACAGCGTTGAATGCAGTAACCCGGCAGTTTGCCGGTGCGCTTCAGGAACATAATATTGCAGTCAACTGTGTCGATCCGGGCTGGGTTCGTACCGATATGGGTGGAACCGGAGCGAGTAGACCCGTCGAAAAAGGCGCTGAAACCATCGTCTGGCTGGCCACTGAAGCCCCCCATCACGAAACCGGCAAGTTCTGGCACGATAAGCGCGAAATTGCGTGGTAGTCTGAACCGGGATTTTCAGGATTATTCAAAAACGCTTCAACGAAGCGAGCCAATCGCGGAAATCATTTAAATCCTGAAAATCCCGGTTCAGACATCAATGCCAGCTTCACGGCCTCATAAGCATTCAGCAAGCCGCCTGTGCTGCTTAAACTGCTGAAGGGAACCTGCTGATTCGATCGGCCCGGTTTGCGAACCATTAGTGTAGGCTTATAACTGCTTTTCAACAGGATTTCTTTCACCTGAACGGCCGTCAGCTTCGGGAAGTAGGACCGAAGCAGTGCCGCTACACCCGCTGCGTGCGGGGCCGCCATACTCGTACCCGAAAAAACAGCATAGTGGTTGTTGGGTATCGTCGATTCGATGTCGGTGCCAGGTGCAAACAGATCGACCGTCTGAGCCCCGTAATTCGAGGAACCAGCCGCCAGCATTTCGTTCAATTGCCAGGTGTTGTTACCAACGACCAGTACGTTCTGAGCTACTTTCCCGTTTTCGTAGCGGGCCGACGGATAGGCCGGAATGGAGTCGTAGTTTTCGCCATTGTTCCCCGCAGCATGAACAATCAGTACATCATGTTTTTCGGCAAAGCGAATGGCCTCGTCGACCTGCTCTTTAAACGGCGACAACCGCTTGCCAAAGCTCATGTTGATAACCTTCGCTCCGTTTTCTACCGCATAACGAATGCCATTGGCAACGTCCTTATCGCGCTCATCGCCATTGGCC harbors:
- a CDS encoding SDR family oxidoreductase; translated protein: MRTEHAHTALITGANRGIGKEIARQLAQRGFAVFIGSRDMAKGREAAEELCQAGYEATFIHLDVTDPVSIKNACGVFSQKADHLDVLVNNAGILEDHGENILKLNPELLDRALKSNVSGPIMIIQDFLCFLQQSSTGGRIINVSSGAGALHDMSTYAPAYSISKTALNAVTRQFAGALQEHNIAVNCVDPGWVRTDMGGTGASRPVEKGAETIVWLATEAPHHETGKFWHDKREIAW